In the Armatimonas rosea genome, CCCACGTTTGGCCGAGAGAGCGGCAGCTTTGTCTACGCGGTTCCCAAAGGCACGCCCGAGACCGACGAAGACCGCCGGCTCAAGGCACGTGCGGGGCAGATCCTGGCTGAGTACAAAAAGCGCCGTGCACGCTTTATCGGCCCTGGCAAGCCGGGGATTGTCGCCCTCCTGCGCGACTGGTTCACCAATGAAAAGGGGGAGTGCGCCCCGGAGAATGCACGATTCTGATAATTTAATGTAATTGCAATTATGTTGCTCTAAAGATCGAGTTGCATCCTGTCGATACTACTTGTATGCAAGATGCAACCTCCGCAGCCCTCTGGATCGAGCGGCTCTGTGTCTCCTATCGCACCAGCGCTCTCCAGCCCCCGCGCCGTGTCGTTCATGAGCTCTCCCTTGCCGTCGCACCGGGGGAAGTGGTGGGCTTCCTCGGCCCCAACGGGGCGGGTAAGTCATCGACAATCAAGGCCATCCTCGGATTTCTCACCCCCGACTCCGGCCAGGTGCGTGTCTTTGGCCAGTCCGCCGGGACACCCGCCGCCAAGCAGCGCCTTGGCTACCTGCCCGAGGTGGCGCTCTACTACCCGTTTCTCACCCCAATGGAGACCCTCTGGCTCTACGGGAAGCTCCAGAAGCTCGGGGGCAGGGAGCTCCAGCGCGAGTCCTACGACCTCCTCAAGCGGGTCGGGCTGGAGGGCTACGAGAAGCGCCCGCTCAAGACCT is a window encoding:
- a CDS encoding ABC transporter ATP-binding protein; the encoded protein is MQDATSAALWIERLCVSYRTSALQPPRRVVHELSLAVAPGEVVGFLGPNGAGKSSTIKAILGFLTPDSGQVRVFGQSAGTPAAKQRLGYLPEVALYYPFLTPMETLWLYGKLQKLGGRELQRESYDLLKRVGLEGYEKRPLKTFSKGMQQRLGIAQALLGSPDLLVLDEVTSGVDPIGRRHLRELLAEVRARGTTIFFSSHELDEVAQLCDRVLLIAKGRCLDERRMDTALRAGIGSPLEDYFVTTIQKAA